A segment of the Candidatus Sumerlaea chitinivorans genome:
AGTTCCCGCACCAGCGCGTCCATTTGCGCGGCGGGATACGTCCCGTCTCCGTCGGTGATCACGATGATCTCGTGCGAAGCATGACGCAAGCCCGTCTTGAGCGCTGCGCCATAGCCAAGATTGCCCGGATGCTGAATCACGCGTGCCCCTGCTTGGCGCGCTCGCTCGGCGCTGGCGTCCGTCGAGCCGTCATCCACCACGAGAATCTCGACCCGCGAGGCAGGTCGTGCGGGCGTTGTCAAGGCGAGGCGCACCTGCTCCACCACTCGCGCGACTCCGTCTTCCTCGTTGTGAACGGGAATGATCACGCTCACGGGAGCACAACTTAGCACCGCCTCGCCACCATCCGCACTGGCAGAAAATGAAGCTGGCTCCGTCCCCTTGGGCGACTCTTCTCTCATAAGCGAAGCGAACAATGCGCGCGACGACACATGCTTGTCAATGCGCCTTGAGCAAAATTCGCACCGCTTTCCTTGGGCGCGGGGGTGGGCTGGGCCCAACCGGCTCGAGCCACGCAATAGCCAATGCTCAATAGAGCTCGTAATTCTCGACGCGGGAAGAAACCGGCTCGAACCACACCGCGTCGGCGCTCACAGTGCCATTCGCGGAGTCCGACAGGCGAACCTCCGCGGGCTGCGCAGTAGTGAAGAGCCACTGCCCAAGCAAGTTCCACTGACCACCATTTGCTTGTTGGTTGACCGTGACAGTTGTCACCCCACCTGCATGGGTGATCTGATACACGGCGTTCGTGGCCCGATCAGGGGCTGCGGTCCAGCGGGCATACACGCGATAGTTGCCACTTTGCACCACCTTCGCTGCCCAGCGCACGTAGGCGCTTCCCGTACCCGCGGCTTTTGTGAGCGCGTTCACACCATAAGGTGAGCCCGTCGTCACGGTGCTCCACGCACCACTTGTCGGCACGACGGTGCAGTTCGGATCGGTGTTATCGAGCGTCCAACCATTGCCCGGCAGCGGCGGCAGCGAAGTATACCCGATCTTGGTTTGAAGCGTGGCTACCGAGGCCCCGTCAATGCCAATACGCGGAATCTCATAGCGGGGCGTTGTGCGATAGGTGAAGGCATTGACCGTTGTGAAGGCTGCCCGATAACCCGCGTTCTGGCACATCGTCACGTGGGTCGAGTTGTATGCCCCGTACGGATAAGCCAAGTAGCGGCATA
Coding sequences within it:
- a CDS encoding Rhs family protein → MRTQAQVPVVLFHAQSSFGYSASLVAQQLDFLKNNGYNTITPDELLDWMDYDTPLPPRPILITMDDNYIPVYDEVWPMLVARGMKAVNFAHTTYVGVVTGSGDHGDWLELQQMETSGAVLTESHTKNHLNLTTLSSSQAQDEIAGSKAAIEANMPGKVCRYLAYPYGAYNSTHVTMCQNAGYRAAFTTVNAFTYRTTPRYEIPRIGIDGASVATLQTKIGYTSLPPLPGNGWTLDNTDPNCTVVPTSGAWSTVTTGSPYGVNALTKAAGTGSAYVRWAAKVVQSGNYRVYARWTAAPDRATNAVYQITHAGGVTTVTVNQQANGGQWNLLGQWLFTTAQPAEVRLSDSANGTVSADAVWFEPVSSRVENYELY